The following is a genomic window from Roseitalea porphyridii.
CGCGCGGGGTCAGCCGGCCTTCGGCTTCGATCATGGCGATCGCCGCTTCCAGCGACCGCACATCCATCAGGTATGTTTCGGGATCGATGTCGACGAACACCGGTTCGGCGCCCAGAAGCGCCACAACCTCGGCCGTCGAGGCGAAGGTGAAGGAAGGCACGAACACCGCATCGCCCGGTCCCACGCCCCAGGCCATCAGCGGGATCTGCAGCGCGTCGGTGCCACTGGCGCAGCCGATCACATGCTTGACGCCCAGATAGTCCGCGAAGCGTTTTTCGAACTCGGCGACCTGCGGTCCGAGGATGTACGCGCCGCCATGCACCACGGCGCTGACGGCCTCGTCCAGGGCCGAGCCCAGTCGCGCGCGTTGCGCCCCCAAATCGATAAACTGCATCAGATCCCCACGACCCCCGAAAACGCCAGTGATTTCATTGTTATGACCGCGCCCCCGGTACTCCGGATTTCCCTATCGCGCTCCCTTGCCGAGATAAAGTGTACAAACGGTCAAACATCGGCCCGGCCTGTAACCGGCGGTGATCTGCGCCAACGGCGTCAGCCGCCGCCCGCAGTCAGGATGCGCACGATGTCCAGCCCCTGCCGGCCCGGTGTCAGCGGCGCCGTGCGGCCGGTGATGCAGTCGAGGAAATGCCGCAGTTCGTCGGTCAGCGCCATGCCCGGCGCGACTGCGATCGGTTCGGCCTCGCCCTGCGCCCAGGTCCATCGCCCGTTCTGCGCGCGCGCGACCGTGTGCGGCACGACCGAAAGCTTGTCCGGCCAGTCGGCCAGATCGTCCCAGACCAGCGTGCCCGTCTCGCCGGTGACGGCGAAGCGACGCTCCGCATAGGCCGAATGGCGCGAGACGAACACATGCGCGCTCGGCCCCGCGCCGAAGCGCAGGTGCACATGGGCCATGTCCGCCTGCCCGTCGGTGACCGACACGGGGACGACGTCGACTTGGGTCGGCCCGCCCTCGACGAGCGAGAGCACAAGCGACAGATCGTGCGGCGCCAGGTCCCACAGCGCGTCGAACCGGTCGTAGAACTTTCCGAACCCGAGCCGGTGGCTCTGGATGTGGCGCGGCGCGCCGATCCGCCCGGCCTCGAGCGCGGCGACCAGCGCGTCGAAGGCGGTGTGATAGCGCAGCACGTGGCCGACCAGCAGCACCCGGTCGTTGCGCCGGGCGCTCTCGATCATCCGCTCGGCATCGGCGACGGTCAGCGCGATCGGCTTTTCGACGAGCACATGCTTGCCCGCCTCAAGCGCCGCGCAGGCCAGATCGGCGTTCTGCTCGGCCGGCAGGGCCAGGACGATGCCGGCGACCGCCGGGTCGGCGAGGATCGCATCGGTCGTCGCGACCCGTCCGCCATGCGCCAGGGCAAGCGCGGACGCCTTTTCGGGATTGTGGTCGCAGACCGCGCCGAGCGCCCCCAGTTCGGCCAGCGTGCGCACATGGTTGCGCCCCCACTGGCCGCATCCGATGACGGCGACGGGCGGTGAACTGGACACGCGGGAGAACTCCTGGCTTGGCGGAACGGCCGGGTGGTAGCGGTGCCGGCGCGCCGATGCAAGGCCGGCCGCGCGGCAGGTCCGGTCGGCCGGTCCGGCGGCTCGCGACGGCCGGGTGCGAGGCAGCACGCCCGTCGCCGGCATGCAAGGCCGGATCGTTCGCGCGTGCCCGCCCGGCGGGCGCGCATTTGGGCGGCTGTGCTTGCTTGACAGGCCGAAGGGGCGAGCCCTATATCCGCCACGCTTTGACAGGGGCACGCCGCCCCTTCTGGCGGAGTAGCTCAGTCGGTTAGAGCAGTGGAATCATAATCCATGTGTCGGGGGTTCGAGTCCCTCCTCCGCTACCAGCAATCTCCCCACCCCTTTGACCCTGTCGGGACACGTCGCCAAGGCTCGGATCGCGACGTCCGGTCGGTTCGTTGACGATGTTCTCCATGCTCCTTGGTGGCGGTCTGATCCGCAGCCGGCACGATCGTGTGGGAATCGAGCGCCGCCTCCATCGGGTCCGTGAGGTCGATGTCGCCGAGGGAGACCAGCGTCCCGCCGGTCGGGCTTGCAAGCGCCGGCGAATAGGCTAGTGTCCGGACCGCTGCATGTTCCCCTCGATGGATCGTCACCCGTGATCAATGCCCAGTTCCATCGTCGCCAACCACGGAGCCGCGTGAGGTTTTGCAACCACGCGGGCAGTCTGAACGCAAGCATCTAGCCCTGGCGCGGCCGCAAGGCCGTCGACCGGGGGCCGGAAATCCAATCCACACCAAAATCTGGTTCTGATTTCCGGGTCCGCCACCGTCGGCCCGGTGGAGATGCTTGATGACGACCTATCTGGCCGGCTGTCCGATGACAGCGACCGACATGCGCATATGCGAGGCCTTGCGCGACCAACTCAGCGGCACCGGATCGGCGCTGCTGCCCCTTCTCGAAGACAAGATCGACAGTGCCGTCCTCGTCGCCGACGACCGGATCGATCCGCGCGTGGTGACGCTGAACAGCCGCGTGCTGTTCGGCGTCGACGATGAGCCGCCGCAGACGCGCATCCTCGTCCGCAGCGCCTTCCGGCACGGGCTGATCGGGCTGACGCTGCCGATCACGGCGCCGCGCGGTCTGGCCCTGCTCGGCCTTCGCCGGGGACAGCGCTACGCTTTCGGCGAGCACGGCACGACGCGCACGATCTTCGTCGAGGACGTTCCGTTCCAGCCCCAGGCGCGGCGCTTCATGCGCGATGTCGAGCCGGCCCGCGACGAGCCCGCCCCGATCGTCGATCTGGAAGCGGCGCGCAACGCACGCCGAACCGGTGACCGGTCCCGCACCGGCACGACCTGCAGATCATCGTAGGGGGACCGACCATGAAAGTCGTTGTTCTGGGCGCGGGCGTCATCGGTGTGACGTCCGCCTACTATCTCGAAAAGGCCGGCCATGAGGTCACCGTGCTGGAAAGGCGGGAAGGGCCAGCGCTGGAGACGAGCTTTGCCAATGCCGGGCAGATCTCGCCGGGCTACGCCGCGCCCTGGGCCGGTCCGGGCGTGCCGCTCAAGGCGGTCAAGTGGCTGACGATGAAGCACGGCCCGCTGGCGATCCGGCCACGGCTCGATCCGGCCCTGTGGTCCTGGCTCGCCATGATGCTGCGCAATTGCACCGAGGCGCGCTACGCACTCAACAAGAGCCGCATGGTTCCGCTCGCCGAGTACAGCCGGGACAGTCTGCGCGAACTGCGCCGGCAGACCGGCATCGCCTATGACGAGCGCACGCGCGGCACCTTGCAGCTCTTCCGGACGCAGAAGCAGCTTGACGGCGCTGGCAAGGATGTCGCCGTGCTCGACCGATTGGGCGTGCCCCACGCGCTCCTTGACCACGACGGCTGCATCGCGGCGGAGCCGGGGCTTGCCGCCGCGCGCGACAGGATTGTCGGGGGCCTGCGCCTGCCGCAGGACGAGACCGGCGACTGCCGCCTGTTCACGGCCGCGCTGGCGGCCCTCGTCGCGCGGTCGGGCGAGGTCCGCTACGGGGTCTCGGTCAAGGCCATCGTCCATGACGGACGCAAGGTGACCGGCGTCAGCACCGATACCGGGATCGTCAAGGCCGACGCCATCGTCACCTGCCTCGGCACCTGCTCGCCCGCCCTTCTGGCGCCGCTCGGCCTGCGCATTCCGGTCTATCCGGTCAAGGGCTATTCGCTGACCGTGCCGATCGCCGACGAAGCGGCGGCACCGGTCTCCACGGTGATGGACGAGACCCACAAGATCGCGATCACGCGGCTCGGCCGCACCATCCGCGTCGGCGGCACGGCGGAACTGGCCGGCCACGACC
Proteins encoded in this region:
- a CDS encoding D-amino acid dehydrogenase, whose translation is MKVVVLGAGVIGVTSAYYLEKAGHEVTVLERREGPALETSFANAGQISPGYAAPWAGPGVPLKAVKWLTMKHGPLAIRPRLDPALWSWLAMMLRNCTEARYALNKSRMVPLAEYSRDSLRELRRQTGIAYDERTRGTLQLFRTQKQLDGAGKDVAVLDRLGVPHALLDHDGCIAAEPGLAAARDRIVGGLRLPQDETGDCRLFTAALAALVARSGEVRYGVSVKAIVHDGRKVTGVSTDTGIVKADAIVTCLGTCSPALLAPLGLRIPVYPVKGYSLTVPIADEAAAPVSTVMDETHKIAITRLGRTIRVGGTAELAGHDLSLRPRRRAPLEFAVSDLFAGAGRLADATFWTGLRPMTPDGPPIIGRAALGGLYLNTGHGTLGWTMACGSARVIADLVSGRTPDIDARDLGPQRYES
- a CDS encoding nucleoside-diphosphate kinase; the encoded protein is MTTYLAGCPMTATDMRICEALRDQLSGTGSALLPLLEDKIDSAVLVADDRIDPRVVTLNSRVLFGVDDEPPQTRILVRSAFRHGLIGLTLPITAPRGLALLGLRRGQRYAFGEHGTTRTIFVEDVPFQPQARRFMRDVEPARDEPAPIVDLEAARNARRTGDRSRTGTTCRSS
- a CDS encoding Gfo/Idh/MocA family protein gives rise to the protein MSSSPPVAVIGCGQWGRNHVRTLAELGALGAVCDHNPEKASALALAHGGRVATTDAILADPAVAGIVLALPAEQNADLACAALEAGKHVLVEKPIALTVADAERMIESARRNDRVLLVGHVLRYHTAFDALVAALEAGRIGAPRHIQSHRLGFGKFYDRFDALWDLAPHDLSLVLSLVEGGPTQVDVVPVSVTDGQADMAHVHLRFGAGPSAHVFVSRHSAYAERRFAVTGETGTLVWDDLADWPDKLSVVPHTVARAQNGRWTWAQGEAEPIAVAPGMALTDELRHFLDCITGRTAPLTPGRQGLDIVRILTAGGG